From the genome of Acropora palmata chromosome 8, jaAcrPala1.3, whole genome shotgun sequence:
AAGGAAGATGATAAGAAAGCAGCTCTTGAGACTTTGCCAATTTTAGACTCTTTGCCGGACGAGAAGGTAGAGGTTTGAAGGGAAAATTCATATAATAACTGCGTAATATTGCATAGAGTTATCAAGCAATTTCAATTGTAAACAATTTCCAGCGCGTATTGACAGTGCTATATctgcaataaattattatttttatacagGAGGAGAAAGATGAACCGTCCTTCATAAGGAAACTTGACTTCGATTTTGACCCTGACTGTGTTACATGCAAGTATATCAGTGCCTCAGTTTGCTATGGTTCCGGGGTGCTTGTGTTATCCTCTCTTAAACAAATTCCACCCACAAAACTCCCAGCAAAAGTAATCTCAGGGCTTTTTGGAATAGGTATGTTGGCTTGATAATAACTGTTCTTTGAATATT
Proteins encoded in this window:
- the LOC141890241 gene encoding uncharacterized protein LOC141890241, producing the protein MPLKEDDKKAALETLPILDSLPDEKEEKDEPSFIRKLDFDFDPDCVTCKYISASVCYGSGVLVLSSLKQIPPTKLPAKVISGLFGIGLFAVGTLRLFVPGNDPNAPLFGGKKNEIVDQDTSS